From Passer domesticus isolate bPasDom1 chromosome 8, bPasDom1.hap1, whole genome shotgun sequence, a single genomic window includes:
- the LOC135306289 gene encoding C-type lectin domain family 2 member D-like, protein MPPFQGAVCSCQRDSGCELEESELCSIHGVVKELLHPQEGPAAGVPHSPGAQGATWHQQGAATCELAVSENVENGFCTRDGSVRELLDPQGTSATSTEHKRGLRRLLGEWFRSHPVGTALLILLLLVLLLALGVVLAVLAAAAAQVPVTPATPQCVLGCPPGWVGYNGVCYYLSRDYSSWEQAQERCSELGASLAILKDDEAMGLLFRLRGNGDYWLGLRRRGERLHWGDGSSYSSRVPVLGNSDCVYLADGERFRSEFCSNERPYVCSKAQAPL, encoded by the exons ATGCCTCCGTTTCAAGGTGCTGTTTGTTCCTGTCAGAGAGATTCCGGCTGTGAGCTGGAGGAGAGTGAATTGTGCTCCATTCATGGAGTTGTGAAGGAACTCCTGCATCCCCAGGAGGGACCAGCAGCCGGGGTTCCACACTCGCCTGGGGCACAAGGAGCCACTTGGCATCAGCAGGGGGCTGCCACTTGTGAGCTTGCAGTGAGTGAAAATGTGGAGAATGGATTCTGCACCAGGGATGGGAGTGTGAGGGAGCTCCTGGATCCCCAGGGCACATCAGCAACCAGCACTGAACACAAAAGGGGCCTCAGAAGATTGCTGG GTGAATGGTTCAGGAGCCATCCCGTGGGCACGGCGCTGCTgattctgctgctcctggtgctgctgctggctttgggggTGGtcttggctgtgctggcag cagcagcagcacaggttcCAGTGACACCTGCCACTCCACAGTGTGTTCTGGGCTGTCCCCCTGGCTGGGTTGGCTACAATGGGGTCTGCTACTACTTGTCAAGGGAttacagcagctgggagcaggccCAGGAACGGTGCTCGGAGCTCGGGGCCTCCCTGGCCATTCTGAAGGATGATGAGGCCATG GGTTTGCTCTTCCGCCTCCGCGGGAACGGCGATTACTGGCTCGGGCTGCGCAGACGGGGCGAGCGCCTGCACTGGGGGGAcggcagcagctacagctcccG ggttCCTGTCCTCGGCAATTCCGACTGTGTGTACCTGGCTGACGGGGAGAGATTCAGGAGTGAGTTCTGCTCCAACGAGCGGCCGTATGTCTGCAGCAAGGCCCAGGCTCCCCTGTAA